One genomic window of Buchnera aphidicola (Drepanosiphum platanoidis) includes the following:
- the miaA gene encoding tRNA (adenosine(37)-N6)-dimethylallyltransferase MiaA: MKNTKKNLKQFPLIIFLMGPTASNKTFLAMELHKYFPIEIISVDSALIYKDLNIGIAKPSKNQLLKHPHRLVNIKELNEYYSVKMFYHDVLKEINQIISLNKIPFLVGGTMFYYKVLLYGLSSLPKKDLNIRNELFLIKEKQGNYFLYEILKLLDLNYSKLIHPNDTYRLLRALEVIFISKKKISYLLSLKKYCFPYHVLQLAIFPKNRNWLNQRIFLRLNKMIDLGFQKEVEFLFFKKKVETNFPSMKSIGYKEMWSYILGKITYDQMFNKIFNLTKSLSKRQITWLKSWENLNYFDSENKEQCLEKLINKINVFIK; encoded by the coding sequence ATGAAAAATACAAAAAAAAATTTAAAACAATTTCCTTTAATAATTTTTTTAATGGGTCCTACAGCATCTAATAAAACATTTTTAGCTATGGAATTACATAAATATTTTCCAATTGAAATTATTAGTGTAGATTCTGCTTTAATTTATAAGGATTTGAATATTGGAATAGCAAAACCTTCTAAAAATCAACTTTTAAAACATCCTCATAGATTAGTAAATATAAAAGAATTAAATGAATATTATTCAGTTAAAATGTTTTATCACGATGTATTAAAAGAAATAAATCAAATAATTTCTTTAAATAAAATACCTTTTTTAGTTGGAGGTACAATGTTTTATTATAAAGTACTTTTATATGGTTTATCCTCTTTACCTAAAAAAGATTTAAACATTAGAAATGAATTGTTTTTGATAAAAGAAAAACAAGGGAATTATTTTTTATATGAAATTTTAAAATTATTAGATTTAAATTATTCAAAATTAATTCATCCAAATGATACATATAGATTGTTAAGAGCTTTAGAAGTAATTTTTATTTCTAAAAAAAAAATTAGTTATTTATTATCATTAAAAAAATATTGTTTTCCATATCATGTTTTGCAACTTGCAATATTTCCTAAAAATAGAAATTGGTTAAATCAAAGAATTTTTTTAAGATTAAATAAAATGATTGATTTAGGATTTCAAAAAGAAGTAGAATTTTTATTTTTTAAAAAAAAAGTTGAAACAAATTTTCCTAGTATGAAATCTATAGGATATAAAGAAATGTGGTCTTATATTTTAGGAAAAATAACTTATGATCAAATGTTTAATAAAATTTTTAATTTAACAAAAAGTTTATCAAAAAGACAAATTACTTGGTTAAAATCTTGGGAAAATTTAAATTATTTTGATAGTGAGAATAAAGAGCAATGTTTAGAAAAACTTATTAATAAAATTAATGTTTTTATAAAATAA
- the pgi gene encoding glucose-6-phosphate isomerase — translation MKNTNPKNTVSWKNLFKHYKKVKKYHIKDLFLKDINRFKNFSLCFKKKILIDFSKNRITQNTIKKLLSLANEMDLKNAIRSMYFGKKINKTENRAVLHVALRNLKSNFYVLKNLKIKFSIKKMLKKIKIFSESIINKKWLGYTGKYITDIVNIGIGGSHLGPLMVSKALTPFKNRLKLHFLSNIDGTNIKELLKKVKIDQTLFIICSKTFTTQETLTNAKIIKKIFLKHAILKKNMKYHFIGISENEKKVLKFGIEKKNFFKLWNWVGGRYSLWSAAGLSIVLSIGFKNFLLLLKGASDMDKHFLKTPFKKNIPVLLALISIWYNNFFKSETEAVIVYDEYLSHFYEYLQQSSMESNGKNIDRNMNLVNWQTGSIIWGSTGTNCQHSFFQLLHQGTKLIPCDFIVPIKTYNSVFNSDHHLKLLSNFFAQTKALSFGNNNIKNFKNKKEVNSNKIFKNCFGNQPNNSFLITEINPYNLGSLIALYEHKIFCQGVILNIFSFDQWGVEYGKKISVEILKVLKNKYKCKNYDNSTNSLINFFKKFK, via the coding sequence ATGAAAAATACTAATCCTAAAAATACTGTTTCTTGGAAAAATTTATTTAAACATTATAAAAAAGTAAAAAAATATCATATTAAAGATTTATTTTTAAAAGATATAAATCGTTTTAAAAATTTTTCTTTATGTTTTAAAAAAAAAATTTTAATAGATTTTTCAAAAAATAGAATTACACAAAATACTATTAAAAAATTATTAAGTTTAGCTAATGAAATGGATTTAAAAAATGCAATACGCTCTATGTATTTTGGAAAAAAGATAAATAAAACAGAAAACCGAGCAGTGTTACATGTAGCTTTAAGAAATTTAAAATCTAATTTTTATGTTCTAAAAAATTTAAAAATTAAATTTTCTATAAAAAAAATGTTAAAAAAAATTAAAATTTTTTCTGAGAGTATAATTAATAAAAAATGGTTAGGATATACAGGAAAATATATTACTGATATTGTTAATATAGGAATTGGAGGATCTCATTTAGGCCCATTAATGGTAAGTAAAGCTTTAACTCCTTTTAAAAATAGATTAAAATTACATTTTTTGTCAAACATTGATGGAACAAATATCAAAGAATTATTAAAAAAAGTTAAAATAGATCAAACTTTATTTATTATTTGTTCTAAAACTTTTACTACACAAGAAACACTTACTAATGCTAAAATAATAAAAAAAATTTTTTTAAAACATGCAATTTTAAAAAAAAATATGAAATATCATTTTATTGGAATTTCTGAAAATGAAAAAAAAGTTTTAAAATTTGGAATTGAAAAAAAAAATTTTTTTAAACTTTGGAATTGGGTAGGAGGGAGATATTCATTATGGTCAGCTGCTGGACTTTCTATTGTATTATCAATAGGATTTAAAAATTTTTTATTATTGTTAAAAGGTGCTTCTGATATGGATAAACATTTTCTTAAAACACCTTTTAAAAAGAATATACCTGTATTATTAGCTTTAATTAGTATTTGGTATAACAATTTTTTTAAATCAGAAACAGAAGCTGTTATAGTTTATGATGAATATTTATCTCATTTTTATGAATATTTACAACAAAGTTCAATGGAATCTAATGGAAAAAATATAGATAGAAATATGAATTTAGTTAATTGGCAAACAGGTTCTATTATTTGGGGTTCTACTGGAACAAATTGTCAGCATTCTTTTTTTCAGCTTTTACATCAAGGAACAAAACTTATTCCTTGTGATTTTATTGTTCCTATAAAAACTTATAATTCTGTTTTTAATTCTGATCATCATTTAAAATTATTATCAAATTTTTTTGCTCAAACTAAAGCTTTATCTTTTGGAAATAATAATATAAAAAATTTTAAAAATAAAAAAGAGGTAAATTCTAATAAAATTTTTAAAAATTGTTTTGGAAATCAACCTAATAATTCTTTTTTAATAACTGAAATTAATCCTTATAATTTAGGTTCCTTAATTGCTTTATATGAGCATAAAATTTTTTGTCAAGGAGTGATTTTAAATATTTTTAGTTTTGATCAATGGGGAGTTGAATATGGAAAAAAAATTTCAGTAGAAATTTTAAAAGTTCTTAAAAATAAATATAAATGTAAGAATTATGATAATTCTACAAATTCCTTAATAAATTTTTTTAAAAAATTTAAATAA
- the orn gene encoding oligoribonuclease, producing the protein MNKKNNLIWLDLEMTGLNIKKNHILSIGIIITNNKLKILSPSLEIVIKQSKKKLKRMNLWNKTIHKKNGLIKKSLQSLYTENSAEKKILKFLKKWSIKNNSPLCGNSIHQDRKFLLKYMPKLEKYFHYRSIDVSTIKELYYRWKKKKIKKKNRHQTISDIKESIKELLFYKKNFFKIK; encoded by the coding sequence ATGAATAAAAAAAATAATTTAATATGGTTAGATTTAGAAATGACTGGTTTAAATATAAAAAAAAATCATATTTTATCTATTGGTATCATTATCACAAATAATAAATTAAAAATTTTATCTCCTAGTTTAGAGATAGTTATCAAACAATCTAAAAAAAAATTAAAAAGAATGAATTTGTGGAATAAAACAATTCATAAAAAAAATGGATTAATAAAAAAATCATTACAAAGTTTATATACTGAAAATTCAGCAGAAAAAAAAATATTAAAATTTCTAAAAAAATGGTCTATAAAAAATAATTCTCCTCTTTGCGGCAACAGTATTCATCAAGATCGAAAATTTTTATTAAAATATATGCCAAAATTAGAAAAATATTTTCATTATAGATCTATTGATGTAAGTACTATCAAAGAATTATACTATCGTTGGAAAAAAAAAAAAATTAAAAAAAAAAATAGACATCAAACTATATCTGATATTAAAGAATCTATTAAAGAACTTTTATTTTATAAAAAAAATTTTTTTAAAATAAAATAA
- a CDS encoding anthranilate synthase component 1, giving the protein MKKKYKVKIIKKKIIYEKNPLKIFNQICRLKKNTLLLESSKTKNKKKIESIIIVDSAIRITLKKSIIYIKYFSKNGKNLINRFVKCLSKNIKFKKKKNVFKIFFLKENKFISLDEDKRLKETSFLKIFKIIINNFDYPKKNPQSIFFGGLFSYDFIKYYENSIKFKKKQKCPDFCFYVAETMIFFNHKNKKCIIQSTIFKKNKIEKIRLKKKILKIKKLMVLKNFQKYEKKNVKNISITNNCDKKKFSELVKKSKKYIKKGKIFQIVLSRKFFISCYNPLYAYFLLKKSNPSPYMFFMNDEKFTLFGSSPEIFLKYNSKNRKIEIHPIAGTRKRGTFINGSINIDLDNKIELEMRTNKKELSEHIMLVDLARNDLAKICVPGSRYVKYFKKVHKYSHVMHLVSVVTGKLKKDLDAFHAYYACMNMGTLTGAPKIKAMQIISKLEKEERGVYGGSIGYFNGSGALNTCIIIRSAYIKKNIATVQSGAGIVLESIPEEETKETWNKACAVLQSIYLSQKNKNIIIKKFKEK; this is encoded by the coding sequence ATGAAAAAAAAATATAAAGTAAAAATAATTAAAAAAAAAATAATTTATGAAAAAAATCCACTTAAAATTTTCAATCAAATTTGTCGTTTAAAAAAAAACACTTTATTATTAGAATCATCAAAAACAAAAAATAAAAAAAAAATAGAAAGTATAATTATTGTAGATAGTGCAATAAGAATAACATTAAAAAAATCTATAATATATATCAAATATTTTTCTAAAAATGGAAAAAATTTAATTAATAGGTTTGTAAAATGTTTATCTAAAAATATAAAATTTAAAAAAAAAAAAAATGTTTTTAAAATATTTTTTTTAAAAGAAAATAAATTTATATCATTAGATGAAGATAAAAGATTAAAAGAAACTTCTTTTTTAAAAATTTTTAAAATTATTATTAATAATTTTGATTATCCTAAAAAAAATCCGCAATCTATTTTTTTTGGAGGATTATTTTCTTACGATTTTATAAAATATTATGAAAATTCTATAAAATTTAAAAAAAAACAAAAATGCCCAGATTTTTGTTTTTATGTAGCAGAAACTATGATATTTTTTAATCATAAAAATAAAAAATGTATTATACAATCAACAATATTTAAAAAAAACAAAATTGAAAAAATAAGATTAAAAAAAAAAATTTTAAAAATAAAAAAATTAATGGTATTAAAAAATTTTCAAAAATATGAAAAAAAAAATGTAAAAAATATATCTATTACTAACAATTGTGATAAAAAAAAATTTTCTGAACTAGTGAAAAAATCTAAAAAATATATAAAAAAAGGAAAAATTTTTCAAATAGTTTTATCAAGAAAATTTTTTATTTCTTGCTATAATCCATTATATGCATATTTTTTATTAAAAAAAAGTAATCCAAGTCCATATATGTTTTTTATGAATGATGAAAAATTTACTTTATTTGGTTCTTCACCTGAAATTTTTTTAAAATATAATTCTAAAAATAGAAAAATAGAAATACATCCAATCGCTGGTACGAGAAAAAGAGGCACTTTTATAAATGGATCTATTAATATTGATTTAGATAATAAGATAGAATTAGAAATGAGAACTAATAAAAAAGAATTATCTGAGCATATAATGTTAGTAGATTTAGCAAGAAATGATTTAGCTAAAATTTGTGTCCCTGGATCTAGATATGTTAAATATTTTAAAAAAGTACATAAATATTCTCATGTTATGCATTTAGTTTCTGTAGTAACTGGAAAATTAAAAAAAGATCTAGATGCTTTTCATGCATATTATGCATGTATGAATATGGGGACTTTAACAGGAGCCCCTAAAATAAAAGCAATGCAAATAATTTCTAAATTAGAAAAAGAAGAAAGAGGGGTATATGGAGGATCAATAGGTTACTTTAATGGATCAGGAGCATTAAACACATGTATAATAATTAGATCTGCTTATATCAAAAAAAATATAGCAACTGTTCAATCTGGAGCTGGAATTGTATTAGAATCTATACCCGAAGAAGAAACTAAAGAAACTTGGAATAAAGCTTGTGCTGTTCTTCAATCTATTTATTTATCTCAAAAAAATAAAAATATAATAATAAAAAAATTTAAGGAAAAATAA
- a CDS encoding aminodeoxychorismate/anthranilate synthase component II translates to MPKIILLDNFDSFTYNLVDIFRIKNYKVYIYRNNIKKEKIIKKILNLKKPILILSPGPGIPKNSGCMMSLIKLLKGKIPIIGICLGHQAIIESYGGKINKCTKIIHGKSSFINHDQKDMFYKLPNPISVGRYHSLVFKKKEIPNELKINAYKKNLVMAVKNNYNRICGFQFHPESILTPHGEKILENTLQWTYL, encoded by the coding sequence GTGCCTAAAATAATATTATTAGATAATTTTGATTCTTTTACATATAATCTAGTGGATATTTTTAGAATAAAAAATTATAAAGTTTATATTTATAGAAACAATATAAAAAAAGAAAAAATAATAAAAAAAATTTTAAATTTAAAAAAACCAATTTTAATTTTATCTCCTGGTCCTGGAATACCTAAAAATTCTGGATGCATGATGTCTTTAATAAAATTATTAAAAGGAAAAATTCCTATTATAGGAATTTGTTTAGGTCATCAAGCAATTATTGAATCTTATGGAGGAAAAATAAACAAATGCACAAAAATTATTCATGGAAAATCTTCTTTTATAAATCATGATCAAAAAGATATGTTTTATAAATTACCAAATCCTATAAGTGTAGGAAGATATCATTCTTTAGTATTTAAAAAAAAAGAAATACCTAATGAATTAAAAATAAATGCTTACAAAAAAAATCTTGTTATGGCTGTTAAAAATAATTATAATCGAATTTGTGGTTTTCAATTCCATCCAGAATCTATATTAACCCCTCATGGAGAAAAAATTTTAGAAAACACACTTCAATGGACTTATTTATAA
- the rpmE gene encoding 50S ribosomal protein L31, with protein sequence MKKNIHPKSFLITAKCSCGNIIHVYSTVNKNISLDVCSKCHPFYTGKQRVVDTGGRIKLFKKRFHNI encoded by the coding sequence ATGAAAAAAAATATTCATCCTAAATCTTTTTTAATTACAGCAAAATGCTCTTGTGGCAATATAATTCATGTATATAGTACTGTTAATAAAAATATTTCTTTAGATGTTTGCTCAAAATGTCATCCTTTTTATACTGGTAAACAAAGGGTAGTAGATACTGGAGGAAGAATTAAATTGTTTAAAAAACGTTTTCATAATATTTAA
- the hslV gene encoding ATP-dependent protease subunit HslV encodes MTTIISVRIKKKVVIGGDGQATLGSTIMKSNVQKVRTLYHNKVIAGFAGSTADAFTLFDLFEKKLSVHQGQLKRSAIELAKDWRSDRILKKLEALLAVVDKKESLLITGNGDVIKPENNIIAIGSGGCYAQAAAIALIKNTKLHAKNIVKKSLEIASNICIYTNNNFTIKEMNSEK; translated from the coding sequence ATGACAACTATAATTAGTGTGAGAATAAAAAAAAAAGTAGTAATTGGTGGTGATGGTCAAGCAACATTAGGTTCTACAATTATGAAAAGTAATGTACAAAAAGTAAGAACATTATATCATAATAAAGTAATTGCTGGATTTGCTGGTAGTACAGCTGATGCATTCACTTTATTTGATCTATTTGAAAAAAAATTATCAGTTCATCAAGGACAATTAAAAAGATCAGCTATAGAACTTGCTAAAGATTGGAGATCAGATAGAATATTAAAAAAATTAGAAGCACTTTTAGCTGTAGTTGATAAAAAAGAATCTTTATTAATTACTGGTAATGGAGATGTTATAAAACCAGAAAATAATATTATAGCTATTGGATCTGGAGGATGTTATGCTCAAGCCGCAGCAATTGCTTTGATTAAAAACACAAAATTACATGCAAAAAATATTGTAAAAAAATCTTTAGAAATTGCATCAAATATTTGTATTTATACAAATAATAATTTTACAATTAAAGAAATGAACTCTGAAAAATAA
- the hslU gene encoding HslU--HslV peptidase ATPase subunit, which translates to MNDTMTPREIVKELNKFIIGQKSAKKAVSIALRNRWRRMQLTEDIKSEITPKNILMIGPTGVGKTEISKRLAKLSNAPFIKVEATKFTEVGYVGKEVDSIIRDLTDISIKIIRAESIKKNKKKVKKIVESRILEVLVPGAQNHLKKKKSSKEKRPLSTIKKFRKKLREGKLDNKEIEINVLGNPVGIEIMAPPGMEELTNQLQSLFQNINGSKKNIRKLKIKDAMKILTSEEASKLVDSENLKKKAINSVEQNGIVFIDEIDKICKRNNSSNHDVSREGVQRDLLPLIEGCAVSTKHGIVKTDHILFIASGAFQTSSPSDLIPELQGRLPIKVNLKALTKKDFEEILTKPKISITIQYKALMKTESIKIKFTKDGIKKIAKTAWKINESMENIGARRLYTILEKLMEDISYNVLENKGKNIKIDSNYVNKHLKSLISSEDLSKFIL; encoded by the coding sequence ATGAATGATACTATGACTCCTCGAGAAATTGTAAAAGAATTAAATAAATTTATAATAGGTCAAAAATCTGCTAAAAAAGCAGTATCTATTGCTTTAAGAAATCGTTGGAGAAGAATGCAATTAACAGAAGACATAAAATCTGAGATAACTCCTAAAAATATTTTAATGATCGGCCCTACAGGAGTAGGAAAAACAGAAATTTCTAAGAGATTAGCAAAACTTTCAAATGCTCCTTTTATTAAAGTAGAAGCTACAAAATTCACAGAAGTTGGATATGTTGGAAAAGAAGTAGATTCTATTATTAGAGATTTAACTGATATTTCTATTAAAATAATTAGAGCTGAATCTATTAAAAAAAATAAAAAAAAAGTAAAAAAAATAGTAGAGTCAAGAATTCTAGAAGTTTTAGTTCCTGGAGCTCAAAATCATTTAAAAAAAAAAAAATCTTCTAAAGAAAAAAGACCTTTATCTACAATAAAAAAATTTAGAAAAAAATTAAGAGAAGGAAAATTAGATAACAAAGAAATTGAAATTAATGTACTAGGAAATCCAGTTGGAATTGAAATTATGGCTCCCCCTGGAATGGAAGAACTAACAAATCAATTACAATCTCTTTTTCAAAATATTAATGGATCAAAAAAAAATATTAGAAAATTAAAAATTAAAGATGCTATGAAAATTTTAACTTCAGAGGAAGCTTCTAAACTAGTAGATTCTGAAAATTTAAAAAAAAAAGCTATAAATTCTGTTGAGCAAAACGGAATAGTCTTCATTGATGAAATTGATAAAATTTGTAAAAGAAATAATTCTTCTAATCACGATGTATCAAGAGAAGGAGTTCAAAGAGACTTGTTACCTTTAATAGAAGGATGTGCAGTTTCTACAAAACATGGAATAGTTAAAACAGATCATATTCTATTTATTGCTTCTGGAGCGTTTCAAACATCTTCCCCTTCAGATTTAATTCCTGAATTGCAAGGAAGATTACCTATAAAAGTAAATTTAAAAGCTCTAACAAAAAAAGACTTTGAAGAAATATTAACTAAACCAAAAATATCTATTACAATACAATATAAAGCTTTAATGAAAACCGAGTCTATAAAAATAAAATTTACGAAAGATGGAATTAAAAAAATTGCAAAAACAGCATGGAAAATAAATGAATCTATGGAAAATATTGGAGCGCGACGTTTATATACAATTTTAGAAAAACTTATGGAAGATATTTCATATAATGTATTAGAAAATAAAGGTAAAAATATTAAAATAGATTCTAATTATGTAAACAAACATCTAAAATCTTTAATTTCTTCAGAAGATTTAAGTAAATTTATATTATAA
- a CDS encoding ferredoxin--NADP reductase — protein MTNWIPAKIQKIRYFNNKNLLKIILTAKIDCFIAGQFSKILIKKKNKNIQRAYSFVNAPKKKKIEFYITLVKKGEMSNELKNLNDTDKIFVSKQSFGYFTLIEIKKSFENLWMISTGTGIGPYLSILQEKKNLQKFKKIILIQSVRYFSDLIYLSKIKKLKKIYKKKLIVKISISREKKKNFLNKRLTKLLKNKFFEKSLNIKMNKKNSHIMLCGNPNMVQDVQKWLINKKKMTKNLRKFPGNITIEKYW, from the coding sequence ATGACTAATTGGATTCCAGCAAAAATACAAAAAATTAGATATTTTAATAACAAAAATCTTTTAAAAATCATTTTAACAGCAAAAATAGATTGTTTTATTGCTGGTCAATTTAGTAAAATATTAATAAAAAAAAAAAATAAAAATATTCAAAGAGCATATTCCTTTGTTAATGCTCCTAAAAAAAAAAAAATTGAATTTTATATTACATTAGTAAAAAAAGGAGAAATGAGTAATGAACTAAAAAATTTAAATGATACAGATAAAATATTTGTTTCAAAACAATCATTTGGATATTTTACATTAATAGAAATTAAAAAATCTTTTGAAAATTTATGGATGATTTCTACAGGAACTGGAATAGGACCATATTTATCAATATTACAAGAAAAAAAAAATTTACAAAAATTTAAAAAAATTATATTGATACAATCAGTCCGATATTTTTCAGATTTAATATATTTATCTAAAATAAAAAAATTAAAAAAAATATACAAAAAAAAATTAATTGTAAAAATTAGTATTAGTCGTGAAAAAAAAAAAAATTTTCTTAATAAAAGACTTACAAAATTATTAAAAAACAAATTTTTTGAAAAATCTTTAAATATTAAAATGAATAAAAAAAATTCTCATATTATGTTATGTGGAAATCCTAATATGGTTCAAGATGTACAAAAATGGCTAATAAATAAAAAAAAAATGACAAAAAATTTAAGAAAATTTCCAGGAAATATTACAATAGAAAAATATTGGTAA
- the epmA gene encoding elongation factor P--(R)-beta-lysine ligase — protein sequence MKNKKISWKPTSKVKDLVKRSKIFFKIRKFFYKKNFIELDTPLLSQFQVNEYYLDQFKTKFFLNDNKKKNSFNKNYWLNTSPEYHMKRFLSYDKKNNSIYQICKSFRNNECGTLHNPEFTILEWYRPNYNIYDLMKEINEFLIIVFKFPQSVRYSYKKIFQKYLDIDPLTCKKKYLKNKIIELKHCHLIKDNFLNKNDLLEILFMIGIEPYLGKKFPIFIYNYPSDQALMSKINKKNKKVCERFELFFKGIELGNGFYELSNYVEQKERFLKNNIKRKKNNIKERKIDNFFLCSLKTKNFPKCSGVALGLDRLIMLFLKKTNIKNVLSFSIENC from the coding sequence ATGAAAAATAAAAAAATATCTTGGAAACCTACATCGAAAGTTAAAGATTTAGTGAAACGTTCAAAAATTTTTTTTAAAATTAGAAAATTCTTTTATAAAAAAAATTTTATAGAATTAGATACTCCATTATTATCTCAATTTCAAGTAAATGAATATTATTTAGATCAATTTAAAACAAAATTTTTTTTAAATGATAATAAAAAAAAAAATTCTTTTAATAAAAATTATTGGTTGAATACTAGTCCTGAATATCATATGAAAAGATTTTTATCTTATGATAAAAAAAATAATTCTATTTATCAAATTTGTAAATCTTTTAGAAATAATGAATGTGGAACTTTACATAATCCTGAATTTACTATTTTAGAATGGTATAGACCAAATTATAATATTTATGATTTAATGAAAGAAATTAATGAATTTTTAATAATTGTTTTTAAATTTCCTCAATCTGTTAGATATTCTTATAAAAAAATATTTCAAAAATATTTAGATATTGATCCATTAACATGTAAAAAAAAATATTTAAAAAATAAAATTATTGAATTAAAACATTGCCATCTTATTAAAGATAATTTTCTAAATAAAAATGATTTGTTAGAAATATTATTTATGATAGGAATTGAGCCATATCTTGGAAAAAAATTTCCTATTTTTATTTATAATTATCCGTCTGATCAAGCTTTAATGTCAAAAATAAATAAAAAAAATAAAAAAGTATGTGAAAGATTCGAATTATTTTTTAAAGGAATAGAATTAGGTAATGGATTTTATGAATTATCTAATTATGTTGAACAAAAAGAAAGATTTTTAAAAAATAATATTAAAAGAAAAAAAAATAATATTAAAGAAAGAAAAATAGATAATTTTTTTTTATGTTCATTAAAAACAAAAAATTTTCCTAAATGTTCTGGTGTTGCTTTAGGATTAGATAGATTAATAATGTTATTTTTAAAAAAAACAAATATTAAAAATGTACTTTCTTTTTCTATAGAAAATTGTTAA
- a CDS encoding class I SAM-dependent methyltransferase, whose protein sequence is MITIKKKKIKNKNNLINWFKNWKILNCINSNINLKIKNSKIVLESKLNKKIENFNIDFKSKKLNYRIKNKKNLYKEKLIQAIGLKNKKKYIFDLTAGCGTDSFLLVSSGFKVIMIEKNPIISYFLSKALKKIYKNKKYGSFYKKNLKFYCNNSLKLLKKKKINPKIIYLDPMFKTYNHKSLPKKNIYFLRKITKFDIFQTKKLLIESIKIAKKVIIKRFFKDKKLLNIKPKNIIYSKKKKYRFEIYKKI, encoded by the coding sequence ATGATTACAATCAAAAAAAAAAAAATAAAGAACAAAAATAATTTGATAAATTGGTTTAAAAATTGGAAAATTTTAAATTGCATAAATTCTAATATAAATTTAAAAATAAAAAATTCTAAAATTGTTTTAGAATCTAAATTAAATAAAAAAATAGAAAATTTTAATATTGATTTTAAATCTAAAAAATTAAATTATCGTATTAAAAATAAAAAAAATCTTTATAAAGAAAAATTAATTCAAGCTATAGGTTTAAAAAATAAAAAAAAATATATATTTGATTTAACAGCTGGTTGTGGAACAGATTCTTTTTTACTAGTATCCTCAGGATTTAAAGTAATAATGATAGAAAAAAATCCAATTATTTCATATTTTTTATCTAAAGCATTAAAAAAAATTTATAAAAATAAAAAGTATGGATCTTTTTACAAAAAAAATTTAAAATTTTATTGTAATAATTCTTTAAAATTATTAAAAAAAAAAAAAATAAACCCAAAAATTATTTATTTAGATCCAATGTTTAAAACATATAATCATAAATCTTTACCGAAAAAAAATATATATTTTTTAAGAAAAATTACAAAATTTGATATATTCCAAACTAAAAAATTACTTATAGAATCTATAAAAATTGCAAAAAAAGTAATTATTAAAAGATTTTTTAAAGATAAAAAATTGTTAAATATAAAACCAAAAAATATAATTTATAGTAAAAAAAAAAAATATAGATTTGAAATTTATAAAAAAATATAA